The genomic stretch AGTTTTGTAGCGCCTGAAGCTGTTGTTTCCCATGAAGATTATAATGTTTGTAAACCCGGTAGTTAAAGAAATGAACCAAAAAAATTGTGGTAAAGGGATAAGAAAGAGGAGATAAAGAGAAAGAGAAGAAAACTATCAAATTTTTGAAGGTAAATCGAACTGACATCTTATCTTGTCAATTAATCTTCTCTCAAACTGAAGTTATCTCCTGTCTCCCCTTGTCAAAAAACTTTTTCAGCAAAGTCTAATTGATACTCAAAATCCATGTGCCAAGGTTCAATCTTAAAGGTACTTGTCCAGGTGTCAAAATTTGTGCTTGGAAATAAAAAGTACCCCCATTCTCAGGGTTTTTGACGTTAGAAAAAACCAATTCCACTTTATTACTTTCAAGAAGAGGTTTTTCTAAATCAATTTCAATAATACGACTTTCTTTATCCCATACAATTTCCCTAATCGGTAATTTTTCATTTTTTACTCTCACTTCGATTGAGTCAACATCAAAAGTACCACGATAATATTCTGGATAGGTAATAAAAAATTTTGCTGCTCCTTGAGTGAGTTTTTTGCCGGGGATTCTGAGACGATAACGATCCCAACCTCCTGATTTACCCCCAAAATCTAAATGATAGTTTAGTATATCTTGTCGATCGA from Geminocystis sp. NIES-3709 encodes the following:
- a CDS encoding DUF2808 domain-containing protein; this encodes MNLLKITKPFLATLAVTTSLITGLPNLVVAQSNPGLTLFSGVDRQDILNYHLDFGGKSGGWDRYRLRIPGKKLTQGAAKFFITYPEYYRGTFDVDSIEVRVKNEKLPIREIVWDKESRIIEIDLEKPLLESNKVELVFSNVKNPENGGTFYFQAQILTPGQVPLRLNLGTWILSIN